The Amaranthus tricolor cultivar Red isolate AtriRed21 chromosome 2, ASM2621246v1, whole genome shotgun sequence genome contains the following window.
tcaaatttgaatctagatcaaattccaccattgtttttaaagtagttaatgttgaaaatttgagaatgactacccaaaccttatcattctcaaattcttcaattatgatttcataattgaaatctataatttgaaatgaaatacttgtttccaAACACTAGATTATGGAATTTCTTGTTAAAATAAACATAAGCTTTCATAAAATTAGTTGGCCAGATTTCGATCTTTTGTTTGAGGTATGATCACTTTAACTCAGGTTGCATGGATGACCATTGTTGAACATCAGCAACTACCTTTTGTGCCTGctcaaaaattaaatacaaaatcaacaaattatttACTTCTATTGAAAATGGTAATAATTTTTTactcttttgtttattttagatttttttaatatgtgaaGTTTCTCGTTTTGTATGTTACATTTATGGTGGATTTAAAGAATTTCAAATAATCTCTTTGATTTTACAACGATATAATACGGagctataaaataatattttatattaattcgaAGTAATAATCAAAATACTTGATCGAGCTTTGAGGGAAAAAGTATGGTATGTCTACGATTTTCTCtaagtttatttaaattattttcaactagTATATATACTCGTGGAATGCACAGATGTATaagtatgtaaatatatatataaagtttaataatagacataaactaataataaaaacatgtgATTGTGATAAATTCTACAAgtaaagatattaaaatattaCCATTATTTAAATGAAATCGATTTATATGGAAAACAGTAAGTTTTAGTGAGATTTACTTTATACAAGATACTCCTAATATTATCTAATAAAAAGTATTTAAATTAAGCTTGCAAGAGACGTTTTTCATTGATGTTTTAATCACAAAAATgaatgattatatatttttaaaaaaatttcaatgccTATGATACTcaaattttcattgtttttttttaaataatattccaATAATAAGTctttttattgttttcaatgTCTTTATCTCCTTAATTTTTAGATACCAAATGAAGAATACTGAAGCGATCACATAGTGCAAGAAAAATACTTTGTCATAATTAGATTGGTACAGACTAAAATAGCGTAGATtaagtcaataaaaaaaataatttgatctTTTACCTCTTTATCCCAGTGACATAATGCTGTGACTACACCTAATATAACCGTTTGAAGTGCTGTTCCACCAAAAATCATTCCCGCCCAAATACCCTAAATTATGCATGAATTTATAAAttagtgcaaaaaaaagttaataattttaaaaaaaaatgcgcTACAATCATATTTCTTTTGTCTGAACGAAATAACCTAAAGTACAAATTGGgagaaaagtaaaataaaacattttatgAGAAATTGAGAGAAATGTATAaacgagataaaaataaaagttaaagtgaaagtaaaaaataatgaaaaataaagcaaattcaATAAAgggttaattttttaaaacacaaaaatgGGGTAAAtgtattaaatatttgtatagAAGTGTGTATTAATTAAAGAAGTTACCATAACACCCGTGTTGAACACACATCCCATTAGAATTCCAAGAGGAAGTCCAACAACATAGTAGCAACCAATATTTATGTATGCTACCCATCCTTGCCAACCAGATCCAACTGCCACTCCTGAAccaaaaaaaatggaaaatattttatctatgatttttatataaatttagttATATTGGATTAATtcttaataatactaacttaaaatgatataaatatacGTAGTTTAGTACGTTCATGTTAAGTTAGGTTAAAGTCAAATTCAGAGTAAAACCTGAAAGCACAGGTTGAACACTGTTGAGAAGAATAGTAACTGCTAAGAGCCATGAAAGCCTGTCAACTTCCTCAAGTACTGGAGCACTATCTGAGAATATGATCGCAAACTTATCATGAAGCGCCATGATAATCACGCAAAACATCAGTCCAATTATTGTGGATGTAATAACGGATACTTTTGTTGCAAACTTTGCTCCTTTCCCATTTCCTGCTCCTAATTCATTCGACACTCTTACTCTGTTATTTACACATTCAATCacatttttttagattttttttttttacataaagtAATAACTATAGAATGCCATATGCTCTAATAGAGTTAAACTCAcatactaaaatgaaaaatgtaacCATTTTCTAGAGAGGAATGAgtaataaaagtaatattttctcagttttcaaatgttctttacttttacttttttcgCAAATCTCAATgcaaactttaaaatcaaataattttaattatgagtttttaaaaatactaaaaagttgatatttagaaattatacgaatctaacaagaccctatatgaatatgtttttttcttATAGATTGATAAAAAATCGCAGttaaagtttgacactaaaattcgttatttgagaagaacatatgaaaacagAGGCAGTATAATGTAATTACAATTagacatatatatgtatgggGCGTTTGTTAAAGTAGCTTATTggacaattttagcttattttaataCAATTAGAGGGTTGAGTAGTCAAAGCAATTTAAATCAGCTAGTCAAATCAACTACTGTAATCAGCTATCAACTGCTTACCAAACACCTCTGTAGTATTTTCTCCGTCAtctaatacttgctacatttctttTTACACGtagtttaatgtatattttaatattaaatatcttatttcactaaaaaaattataaaagttacaTATTAAAACTAGATTTTAAGAAGAATAATCcatatgactatattattttttaagtgaGTCGGAATTACCAAAATAAGATTAAAGATAAATAGTGTTAATATAAAAATGTAGCGTTTATTgtaaaacggaggaagtataaaatatCCTCTTACAACAATTGAACTATGTATATTTCTCATTTTAAAGAATCTTTAATGTATGatgtttaaaaattaataaataatttattttttataattttgataaaatgTATTTATAGATACTCCTATTAAGctttaaatacaaaattaaaaattagtaaaaagttaatgaaaatttcaaattaaaagGGAGAATTAGggagtactccctccgttcttttttgatcttccactttgagtttttcacacatattaagtaagatagaatctttgagctgtaatgggtattattttaattaaatagcagtgtgaagtaatgattgtattggaagtatgagattgtagtggttattattttaattaaatagtagtgtaaagtaatgattgtattgaaagtatgagagagaaaataattataaatagaagaaaaggggtacattaaaagaaaagagggggttttaaggggtaaaaatgggataaaaaatttttaaaaatagaaagtattctaaagtggaagaacttttaaaactacccgttataataatatggaagataaaaaaataagggagggagtaatatttacCCGGTGGCTGCAAAGAAAGCAAGAGGAATCATCATCTCCCATCCATTTATTGTCATGCTGTCCGTTCACAAAAAGTAAGAAAAGCTAGCAATTACGACTACtttattaatgaaaataatgcCTGCCAATTTAATAACAACCCATTTCTATCGCAAACAGTATCTGATacagtattatatatatttatacttcaTGAAACCAAATAAAGTCGGGTTCGATTAGAAGATCGGATAAATATCAAGTCGTTGAGTCTGTTTGAATATatttaatactcccttcgttccctaaagaagttttcatttgtcatttgggtgtttcatttgttgtttttatagAGAATCTTTCCATTTATGTCACAAAGTTCAgataaaaataaccttattcatactcaccttaatatttttataatgcttatgtATCCCACATATCCTGCACTAacttcaatttaacattttaatatttcttatgGTCCCCTCATGTTTTCcacaaattttataaaattaattttttattagttgtggttctcatattttttccactaactttcttttaatatttttttaatgcttgtGGTTCCTATTTTTCtccaattaaatttattattcaattaaataatatatctactatTTAAaacattctatttttcttaattcccatgAATATTTCTTTAGgaacttaattaaaaaacagAAGGAGTACAAGCAAATGTTAGGGGTGTTTGATAATACTTGTTTAATGGGTtggtaatatatattaatattattgttagcTACCAAGtcaattatgaagaaaatgttCACTATAGATTGTTTATCATTGAGAAATAAAAAGAAGGTTGTGAAAGAAAAGTACCATACAGATAAGGCATCAACAGCAATTGCAGCATTCTCTAATCCACCCACCATCAACACCAGAATTCTGTAGTACCAGTTCTCCAAACTACGTTTTATCCAAAATTCAGAACATTGACCAACAACCAAGAAAAGTCATGAAAGTTAAAAGCTAGGACTTATAAATTAACgtaaagttttattttgttctttccatttactttttgtacagtttttaatgcaaattttaaattttaatatctctaaatacacataaaaaaattataaaaaa
Protein-coding sequences here:
- the LOC130804562 gene encoding protein DETOXIFICATION 27-like isoform X2; translated protein: MASALETLCGQAYGAKKLHMLGVYMQRSWIVLFLCCFVLLPLYIFPAPLLKLMGQAEDVAELSGLVSVWLIPLHFSFAFVFPVQRFLQSQLQTGIIAWVSFGAFLVHILLSWLFVYVFDMGIIGLCVALNVSWWILFFGQFGFVVWGGCPYTWIGFSSQAFSGLWDFFKLSAASGVMLCLENWYYRILVLMVGGLENAAIAVDALSVCMTINGWEMMIPLAFFAATGVRVSNELGAGNGKGAKFATKVSVITSTIIGLMFCVIIMALHDKFAIIFSDSAPVLEEVDRLSWLLAVTILLNSVQPVLSGVAVGSGWQGWVAYINIGCYYVVGLPLGILMGCVFNTGVMGIWAGMIFGGTALQTVILGVVTALCHWDKEAQKVVADVQQWSSMQPELK